A genome region from Scyliorhinus torazame isolate Kashiwa2021f chromosome 13, sScyTor2.1, whole genome shotgun sequence includes the following:
- the LOC140388566 gene encoding ETS domain-containing protein Elk-1-like has protein sequence MDNSITLWQFLRQLLDENKNDLICWTSKDGEFKLRNAEEVARLWGMRKNKTNMNYDKLSRALRYYYDKNIIKKVNGQKFVYKFVSVPDSLAIESEKDDAGESKWAINRPKDQGLSLQRQLKSTTRNSSRNEYMRSGLYSTFTIQSLQSGNHRPREACDSPPGTTERPSLEGKVQVLQRLPGEPEAKYREEEEGEEEEEEEEQQQQAGGELELCSEGLHQGDFKVKMEAIEELECVILDAKPADDYSLRAPSPKEERLENSSSLQPPKPKKPKDLELPATILIARNSPPPDKSNSGVLNTVVLPPTSAATPTLIAQHVQTPIILTPNALPSAIHFWSTLSPIAPMSPAKLSFQFPSAGSTQIHIPVASMDGLSTPVLSSAMLQKP, from the exons ATGGACAACTCGATAACTTTGTGGCAGTTTCTACGGCAACTCTTGGACGAGAACAAGAACGACCTCATTTGCTGGACGTCCAAGGACGGGGAGTTCAAACTACGTAATGCGGAGGAGGTGGCGCGACTGTGGGGCATGCGCAAGAATAAAACCAACATGAACTACGATAAGTTGAGCCGGGCGCTTAGATATTACTATGACAAG AACATCATCAAGAAAGTGAATGGGCAGAAGTTTGTTTATAAGTTTGTGTCCGTGCCGGACAGCCTGGCAATAGAGTCGGAGAAAGACGATGCTGGCGAGAGCAAATGGGCGATCAACAGGCCGAAGGACCAAGGCCTTTCCTTGCAAAGGCAGCTGAAGTCCACCACCAGGAACTCGTCCCGCAACGAGTACATGCGCTCCGGCCTTTACTCGACTTTCACGATCCAGTCCCTGCAAAGCGGCAACCACCGGCCCCGTGAGGCCTGCGACTCTCCCCCGGGAACCACGGAAAGGCCAAGCCTGGAGGGGAAAGTCCAGGTGCTCCAGAGGCTTCCCGGGGAGCCTGAGGCCAAAtaccgggaggaggaggagggggaggaggaggaggaggaggaggaacagcagCAGCAGGCTGGCGGGGAATTGGAATTGTGCAGCGAGGGTCTCCACCAGGGAGACTTCAAGGTGAAAATGGAGGCCATTGAAGAGTTGGAATGCGTCATCCTTGATGCCAAACCCGCCGATGATTATTCACTTCGGGCGCCAAGTCCCAAAGAGGAGAGGCTAGAAAACAGTAGCAGCCTTCAGCCACCAAAGCCCAAGAAGCCAAAGgatctggagctgccagccacgataCTGATTGCTCGAAATAGTCCCCCTCCAGATAAAAGTAACTCTGGCGTTCTCAACACGGTGGTCCTTCCTCCGACCAGTGCAGCCACCCCGACACTGATTGCCCAGCATGTTCAG ACTCCAATAATACTGACGCCAAATGCTTTGCCATCTGCCATTCACTTCTGGAGCACACTTAGTCCGATAGCGCCAATGAGTCCCGCCAAACTCTCATTTCAG ttcccctcagcaggaaGCACACAGATCCACATCCCCGTCGCCTCCATGGACGGATTGTCGACACCAGTCCTTTCATCAGCGATGCTGCAGAAACCATGA